The following DNA comes from Streptococcus pasteurianus.
TATCAAGGTCGTCGATTGCTTGAGTTGAAGAGGTTGCCATTGATACCATATTACCCATGTCGCCACGACCTCCGCCGTCACCAGGGGCACCAGATTTTTGACCAGAATCACTATTGTTGCTGTCAGAAGAATTAGTATCTTGACCAGGACCACCGCCATTTAGTCCTGAATTTTGGGTCGTTTGTTCGGTAGAAGTTGATGATGACAAGAGCTGATTACCGAGCACATTTCCCACAAAATTACCAGCAAATGAAGCAATAATAAGTGATACCACCGTTACCATGAAGAGTTCCATAAAGAATTGACCGATAATCTTAATGCGATTTTCACCGAGGCTCATCAGAACACCGATTTCATAACGACGTTCACGAATGCTAAGGATAACAATAAGTGTCAATATAACAGCGCCAGCGATCGCTACTAAGATAACGATGTTTTGAGCGATTGATGAAATATTGTTAAGTGGTGAAAGCATTTGTTCGTAGATTTCATCACTTGAAGTGACAGAGTAAGAATCAGTATCGATTTCAGATTCTACTTCGTCAACAAAGTTGTCCATATCTTCTGGATTTGAGAGAGTATAAACAGCTGAATCAAGTGTGTCTGTTTCACCTTTCATTGTATCTGCTGTTGTTAGATTGGTGTAGATATTGTTTTGAGGATTTGAAGCATTAGACATCATTTGAGCTGTAGTAGCTGTTGATGAATTCTCATAGATACCAACGACAGTCAATGTATAACTTGTTTCAGTATCATCTACGGTTGTTGTTACGGTAAAGGTATCTCCGACACTAAGGTCATTAGCGTCAGCTAAATCTGAAGAAATCACTGCAGAATTATCCGCAGTATCAGACGTGATACCAACACCGTCAGTGATTTCACTTGTGCCAGATGTAAAGTCACTCACGTAATCAGTGCTGTTGACACCTGTAATGGTAAAGTCACCAGATGTCATTTCCATATCGCCACGACTAGAAGGTTGATTGCTATCAGATGAATCATCTGAGGAAGATGAAGATGATGTCGAAATAGCAGAAATGTCATCACCAGCTGTTGCTGTCGTTGTTGTGGTAAAGAGATAGGAGGCTACGCCGTCTTTTTCAGCGATAGACTCGGCTGTCGCAAGGTCAACAGAAGTAGTTGCTGAACTATCGTCACTAGAATCATCAGAACTGCTGTCGCTGTCAGGATTGAAAGCTTTCATCATCGCTTCCCGATTAACAGATAAGGTGACTGTTGCGCCAGCTTCACTTTTTGCTGATTCGACAGCTGAATCGGCAGCATTTTTAATGGTCAATCCAGCTAAAACGAAAATTAAAATAGCACTAGTTACTAAAATTAGTAGTGCCGTACGTCCTTTCTTTGCTTTTGTCGCAAGCCAAGCTCGCTTAATAAAGTTCATATAAAACTCTCCTTTGAAATTTTGATACAAAAACGAGTATAGACAACCCGTCTTAATTTCAACTGAAAGAAAACTGAAACAAAGCTTAAATCGTTTTGTCACGTTTTAAACATAAAAAACATACGACAAAAGCGAACGTTTTAAAAATATGAAATAAAATAATTGACATAAAACGAACGGTGTTATAGAATAATAACGGAAAGGTAAGTTTTTACCTAGCGATGCTCTGCTATTTTCAAGCGTAGGAGAGTTATAGGAAGGTCATTTTTTAATGAAAGAGTTTCTAGCTACTAGGCAAACTCTACTATCAAAAAGTAACTTTCTTTTTAATTAAGCCAGTTTTGATAGGTTGGAATTACGGTAGCAGAAGCTATGGAGAAACTGATATGTATAACGAAATGCCTGTCTTTGATTACGAAGATATCCAACTGATTCCCAATAAATGTATCATCAGTAGTCGTTCGGAAGCTGACACGCAGGTGACACTTGGCGATTATACTTTTAAATTGCCTGTTATTCCTGCCAATATGCAGACCATTATTGATGAAAACATTGCAGAAGATTTGGCTAAGAATGGTT
Coding sequences within:
- a CDS encoding ABC transporter permease, giving the protein MNFIKRAWLATKAKKGRTALLILVTSAILIFVLAGLTIKNAADSAVESAKSEAGATVTLSVNREAMMKAFNPDSDSSSDDSSDDSSATTSVDLATAESIAEKDGVASYLFTTTTTATAGDDISAISTSSSSSSDDSSDSNQPSSRGDMEMTSGDFTITGVNSTDYVSDFTSGTSEITDGVGITSDTADNSAVISSDLADANDLSVGDTFTVTTTVDDTETSYTLTVVGIYENSSTATTAQMMSNASNPQNNIYTNLTTADTMKGETDTLDSAVYTLSNPEDMDNFVDEVESEIDTDSYSVTSSDEIYEQMLSPLNNISSIAQNIVILVAIAGAVILTLIVILSIRERRYEIGVLMSLGENRIKIIGQFFMELFMVTVVSLIIASFAGNFVGNVLGNQLLSSSTSTEQTTQNSGLNGGGPGQDTNSSDSNNSDSGQKSGAPGDGGGRGDMGNMVSMATSSTQAIDDLDIKLTGTDVAKLGGIALLISFVSTILASIGIIRMKPKDILSSN